The following proteins are encoded in a genomic region of Salvelinus namaycush isolate Seneca chromosome 12, SaNama_1.0, whole genome shotgun sequence:
- the tpst1l gene encoding tyrosylprotein sulfotransferase 1, like isoform X2, translated as MRGQKVSMLLGCALLCSASLLYLGLSGIDCPPPDHAHRHTWADAHLGSTNQSQASPIYYGEDTPLIFIGGFPRSGTTLMRAMLDAHNAVRCGEETRVIPRLLAMRATWSRSARERVRLDEAGVTDQVLDSAVRAFLLEVIIGHGEPAARLCNKDPFALKSLSYLARIFPQAKFVLMLRDGRATVHSMISRKVTISGFDLTSYRDCLTKWSRAMEGMYSQCQGAPEGSCLPVRYEHLVLHPEEEMRKLLSFLGLPWDPAVLHHEDLIGKAGGVSLSKVERSTDQVVNPVNTDALSKWVGHIPSDVLREMDDIAPMLARLGYDPLANPPDYTRPDPIIAPNNYTLLQRTEILHPS; from the exons ATGAGGGGACAGAAGGTGAGCATGTTATTGGGCTGTGCTCTCCTCTGCTccgcctctctcctctacctgggCCTGAGTGGCATCGACTGCCCTCCCCCTGACCACGCCCACCGCCATACCTGGGCAGATGCCCACCTGGGCTCCACCAATCAGAGCCAAGCATCTCCCATTTACTATGGCGAGGACACACCCCTCATTTTCATTGGTGGGTTCCCTCGGAGCGGCACCACACTGATGCGGGCCATGCTGGATGCCCACAATGCAGTGCGTTGCGGGGAGGAGACACGGGTGATCCCGCGTCTCCTTGCCATGCGTGCCACCTGGAGTCGCTCGGCCAGAGAGCGGGTCAGACTGGACGAGGCCGGGGTCACTGACCAGGTGTTGGACTCAGCAGTGCGGGCGTTCTTACTGGAG GTAATAATAGGTCATGGGGAGCCAGCAGCCAGGCTCTGTAACAAGGATCCATTTGCTCTGAAGTCTCTGTCCTACCTGGCCCGTATTTTCCCCCAGGCCAAGTTTGTTCTCATGCTACGGGATGGAAGGGCTACCGTCCACTCCATGATCTCACGCAAG GTGACCATCTCTGGTTTTGACCTGACTAGTTACAGGGACTGTCTAACTAAGTGGAGCCGTGCGATGGAGGGCATGTACTCCCAGTGCCAGGGGGCGCCTGAGGGCAGCTGTCTGCCTGTGCGCTACGAGCACCTGGTACTGCACCCAGAGGAAGAGATGAGGAAGCTGCTGAGCTTCCTGGGGTTGCCGTGGGACCCGGCCGTGCTACACCACGAAGACCTCATTGGCAAGGCCGGTGGAGTGTCGCTGTCCAA AGTGGAGCGGTCCACAGACCAGGTCGTGAACCCTGTAAACACAGACGCCCTCTCTAAGTGGGTGGGTCACATCCCCTCTGATGTGCTGCGTGAGATGGATGACATCGCCCCCATGCTCGCCCGCCTCGGCTACGACCCCCTTGCAAACCCCCCAGACTACACCCGGCCAGACCCCATCATAGCCCCCAACAACTACACACTG CTTCAGAGAACAGAAATCCTACATCCCAGTTAG
- the tpst1l gene encoding tyrosylprotein sulfotransferase 1, like isoform X1, with protein MRGQKVSMLLGCALLCSASLLYLGLSGIDCPPPDHAHRHTWADAHLGSTNQSQASPIYYGEDTPLIFIGGFPRSGTTLMRAMLDAHNAVRCGEETRVIPRLLAMRATWSRSARERVRLDEAGVTDQVLDSAVRAFLLEVIIGHGEPAARLCNKDPFALKSLSYLARIFPQAKFVLMLRDGRATVHSMISRKVTISGFDLTSYRDCLTKWSRAMEGMYSQCQGAPEGSCLPVRYEHLVLHPEEEMRKLLSFLGLPWDPAVLHHEDLIGKAGGVSLSKVERSTDQVVNPVNTDALSKWVGHIPSDVLREMDDIAPMLARLGYDPLANPPDYTRPDPIIAPNNYTLVRPDSPNQNLHPFIFVFLWTVSFVRETRTDGKSDRKGNMHILVMLEMKNPNAQ; from the exons ATGAGGGGACAGAAGGTGAGCATGTTATTGGGCTGTGCTCTCCTCTGCTccgcctctctcctctacctgggCCTGAGTGGCATCGACTGCCCTCCCCCTGACCACGCCCACCGCCATACCTGGGCAGATGCCCACCTGGGCTCCACCAATCAGAGCCAAGCATCTCCCATTTACTATGGCGAGGACACACCCCTCATTTTCATTGGTGGGTTCCCTCGGAGCGGCACCACACTGATGCGGGCCATGCTGGATGCCCACAATGCAGTGCGTTGCGGGGAGGAGACACGGGTGATCCCGCGTCTCCTTGCCATGCGTGCCACCTGGAGTCGCTCGGCCAGAGAGCGGGTCAGACTGGACGAGGCCGGGGTCACTGACCAGGTGTTGGACTCAGCAGTGCGGGCGTTCTTACTGGAG GTAATAATAGGTCATGGGGAGCCAGCAGCCAGGCTCTGTAACAAGGATCCATTTGCTCTGAAGTCTCTGTCCTACCTGGCCCGTATTTTCCCCCAGGCCAAGTTTGTTCTCATGCTACGGGATGGAAGGGCTACCGTCCACTCCATGATCTCACGCAAG GTGACCATCTCTGGTTTTGACCTGACTAGTTACAGGGACTGTCTAACTAAGTGGAGCCGTGCGATGGAGGGCATGTACTCCCAGTGCCAGGGGGCGCCTGAGGGCAGCTGTCTGCCTGTGCGCTACGAGCACCTGGTACTGCACCCAGAGGAAGAGATGAGGAAGCTGCTGAGCTTCCTGGGGTTGCCGTGGGACCCGGCCGTGCTACACCACGAAGACCTCATTGGCAAGGCCGGTGGAGTGTCGCTGTCCAA AGTGGAGCGGTCCACAGACCAGGTCGTGAACCCTGTAAACACAGACGCCCTCTCTAAGTGGGTGGGTCACATCCCCTCTGATGTGCTGCGTGAGATGGATGACATCGCCCCCATGCTCGCCCGCCTCGGCTACGACCCCCTTGCAAACCCCCCAGACTACACCCGGCCAGACCCCATCATAGCCCCCAACAACTACACACTGGTGAGACCTGACTCACCAAATCAGAATTTACATCCTTTCATATTTGTATTCTTATGGACAGTATCATTTGTAAGGGAGACGCGTACAGATGGAAAGTCTGATAGGAAGGGCAACATGCATATCCTCGTGATGCTGGAAATGAAGAACCCCAATGCTCAGTGA